The nucleotide window AAAGCGACAGGGAGAGCACACTGGCCATACCACGGCCGAAGCGGTCGGCGATGAGTCCCCACATGATGCGCCCCAGCGCGTTGCCCGCCGCCAGGGCGCTCACCGAAGCGGCCGCGATGAGCTCCCCCGCCCCGCCCGACAGGCCCATCGGCTTCAGGTTGCCCATGACCAAAAGCCCGGCGAACGTCCCGGCAAACATGGTCCCGAACAGACGCCAGAACCGGAGGTCGCGGCGGACGCGGGGAATATCTTGAGGCGCGGGCGGCGGAGGGCTGTCGGGGGGATTGGCCAGCAGGCTTCCGCCGATGAGAATCAAAACACCGTAAACGATGCCGATCCAGCGGAAGATGTCCAGGGGGGTCAGCCCCTCGGCCAACATCCCCTCGATGAGTATGGACAGAATGACGGCCCCGCCCCCGAATCCGGCCACCGCCACCCCGGTCACCAGCCCCTTCCTCTTCGGGAACCAACGGGCCGCCGCGGAGATGGGGCAGAGGTACACGAAGCCGAGGCCCGTCCCGGCCACCAGTCCGTACCCGACGAGGAGCAGAGGGAAGCGACCACCGGAGAAGGAAGCCACTAGCAGCCCCGCCGCGAAGAGGCACCCCCCGATCAGGGTGGGTATTTTCGGTCCGCGGCGATCGAGAAGGGGTCCCGCGAAGAGCATCGTCAGTGCAAACACGGCGATGCTCACCCCAAAGACGAGCTGAGCCTGCCATTCGGCGAGACCGTACACATCGGTGAGCGCTCGCGCCAGGTTGCTCCAGGCGTAAATCCCGCCGATGCAGAGCTGGACGATAACGACGACCGCGAGGATGAGCCAGCGACGCATCAGTCAACCCGCCCTTTCAGTCCCGATGTAAATATAAATGCGGCCATCTTCGCCCGCCGCGGAGTCGGGTGTCCGTCCAGGGCCCGGAACTACGGCTCTACTTCGGGAACGTCGCGCAGCAACATAACGGGCTCCCCGATATCGCACTCGATCCTTTCCGAGACGTAGAGGTGGAAGTAGCGACCGACGTTGGTCAGAAGCGAGTCGAGGTCCACCGGCGGACGCCACTCCGCGACCAGCACCTCCCGAAAGCCGTCGAACCGCTTGTCGGCGCACACGAGCTGGTTGATGCCGTGGTAGATGAAACCCGGCTCCGGCTCCGGTACAGGCGTGATGAGGACCACAAAGTCCACCGGTTTTTGCCAGATATAATCCAGGTCGTCGGGGTTCGACGCCCGATACCGGTTGCACTTGGGGCGGTCGTGGGAATCTATGGTGGGCAGATCCCCGAAGTAGGGCACCACCCCCATGTCCATCGTCACCAGCCAGGAGTCGTCGAGCTTCGTTTCGGCGATGAACTCCCCAAGGCGCTCCGCGGGCGAGCCGGGGTGGTTGTAGTGGTAAACCACATCGGGCCACCAGCCCAGAAATCCGGCCCAGAGGGTGAAACCGACAAGGAGGGTGGCGACGGCCAAGCTCTGGCGCCGGGAGCAGAAAGCGGGAAGCATGGACAGGGCGCAGACGAGGGCCGTGGCGGCCGAAGGCAGCCACAGGCGACCCACCCCGATGGGGTCCCCGGCGAAGAAAAATTCACCGAGATGGTCCAGGGCCAGCCCGAGGAAGAGCAGTCGGAGGGGAGTGGTCAGCCGGGGGGTCCGCTCACCGCCGTTCCCACCCTCCCCGTCCTTTGCGCGCCGGACCAGGAAATAAACTAAGCCCGTGTAAACCAAGGCGAGGCCGGGAGTGCGGAGGAAATCCTCCAGGACCCGGAAGAAGCCCTCTTTGAAACTCAAAAGGCTGATCATCACCTCCGGCGAGGGGACCTTCACCCCGGCGCTGGTGGGCAGAAACTGCCAGTAAACGAGCGCCACGGCGGCGAAGAAGACCAGGCCCGGGAGGGCTCCCAGCTTTACCCGTAACACGTCGCGCCATCCGATGCTCGACCGCTTCGACGCCCAGCACCAGCCGATGACGGCCCCCAGCACGGCGAGGTCGAGGAAGGCGTCGGGTCGGGTGACCAGGTGCAGCCCGGCGGCCAGGCCCAGGGCCACGCTGAGCCTGTCTTTCAATAAATCTCGGATCGCGAACCGGAGCAGAAGAAGGATAGAGAAGAGGTTCAGGGCCGTTTCGAGGCCGTTGACCGAACCGATGACCGAGGTGGTGAAAACGAGGAAAACCCCAGCCAGGGCCAGGGAGGAACCGTGGGTGAGGGTGGGTCTCAGACGGCGCAGAATCCCCGCGGCCTGGATTACCGACAGGAGGAGAAACAGAAACCCCAGCGCCTTGGCCCAGACGAGGGGCGGGATTTTGAGCCAGAAGGCTGGAGTTAAAAGCAGGAGCCAGAGGTGGCTGGAAAAGGAATTGGTGGGGAGCTTACCATCTCCGGCGCTCGGGTTCGGCAGCTCGCCCCGCGAGAGCTGCCGCGCCCCCGAGAGGTAGATGTAGGCGTCGTCGAAGGAGTAGGCCCCCAGCTCGTAGAGCACGATGAAGGCCAGGCCGATTTCCACGGCGATGACCAGCCACCAGATACCCCGGATTTCTCGGATCGCCGACAGTAGATGCACTTTCCGTCTCCCGAGTGGATGCTACTACAATTGTACCGCGCCAAGAACACGCCCAGGCGCGGCGGTCTGCATCTTTGAAGTTGCCGTGAAGGTTCAGGGAGAGGAAGAGGCGCCGGGACGGTCGGGTTCGGAAAACGAGGGGAGCAAATACCCTGCCAAAGGCTCGTCGGGGACGGCGGGAACGACGCCGTTTTCTGTGTACGCCGGTGGGAGCTCCACGGGCAGGACGACCTTCGCGGCCACCGGCCAGGCCATGAGACCCCTCGTCAACAGGATGGGGGGACTGGGCAGATCGCATTCGATCCGTTTCGAGACGAACAGGTGGTAATAACGGCCCGGATGCGGTCGAATTACCCCATTGTCGAAGGGGGCCCGCCACTCGGCGCTGAGCACGAGGCGGTAGTTGTCCCAGAAAGCCCGTTGTCCGAGCACGTCGTTCAGGAGGCGATATTCGGTTGCCCCCGCCCGGGGCGCCGTGATGTAGGGTGAGGTGACGACGACGAAATCAACCCGATGACTCCACACGTAGGCGAAGTCGTCGGGAACCTTCATAAGATGATAGTTGCAGATGGGAACGGACTAGACGTCAATCGTGTAGATCTCGCCGAAGTAAGGCAAAACCCCCATATCGGTGGCGACCATCCACGAATCGTCCATCTTCAACTCATTGATGAACCGCCCCATCACCTCGGCGGGGTCGCCGGTACGGTTGTAATGGCAGAAGATGTAAACCCGCCAACCGAGCAGCCCCGCCGCCAGGCTGCCGCACAGAATGACAGCGGAGATCAAGAGGTACTTTTTATTTTCGATCAGACGGATGAGCGCCAGAAGGCAAGCGATGAGCGCTATCGTCGCCGATTCAAGCCACAGGCGCTGAATCGCCATCCAGTCACACACCAGCACCCTCTTGCCCAGGTGCATCACGACCAAAAAAACGACGAAGGCCCGCACCTCCCAGCCGCCGATCGGATCCCCCTGCCGGCGTCGCGCAAACACGAAGATAAGCATCCCGGCGTAGATGAAAACGTTCCCCGGGGTGAGCGCAAAGTCCAACAACAGCTCGCGCAGATTCCACCAGAATTGGTCGCTGAAAACGGCGGTAAGAGCGAGGGATTTTGCCAGCGCGCTGGTCGGAAGGACGGTCGGGTAGAAGAGGCCGGGCAGGAGGAACAGCAGGACTCCAGGAAGCAGGCCTACGGCGGGCCGCACGAGCCCTGCCCTGGCGTGGGACCGTTTGTGGTTCAGAACGAGGATTACCAGGAGCACCAACACGAGGGCCACGTTGATGAAGGCGTCGGGTCGGGTGACCAGGTGCAGGGACAGGGCGAGCCCCAGGCCGACGGACAGCCG belongs to bacterium and includes:
- a CDS encoding MFS transporter encodes the protein MRRWLILAVVVIVQLCIGGIYAWSNLARALTDVYGLAEWQAQLVFGVSIAVFALTMLFAGPLLDRRGPKIPTLIGGCLFAAGLLVASFSGGRFPLLLVGYGLVAGTGLGFVYLCPISAAARWFPKRKGLVTGVAVAGFGGGAVILSILIEGMLAEGLTPLDIFRWIGIVYGVLILIGGSLLANPPDSPPPPAPQDIPRVRRDLRFWRLFGTMFAGTFAGLLVMGNLKPMGLSGGAGELIAAASVSALAAGNALGRIMWGLIADRFGRGMASVLSLSL